The Hymenobacter sp. DG01 genome has a segment encoding these proteins:
- a CDS encoding YafY family protein, producing the protein MPDPPANLHQPLLTSIAQRQVVTLEYRAGYHGTPTRRDVEPIGIYFGQYWHVVAFCRLRQEFRDFRLDRIAGLHLREEHFEPRPDTLQTYWAQEAQRHQTHAAVVRFGPEALPHVEENKHHFGWAHEQALPDGWREVTFLAHNLDYLARWLLLFAGQATIVSPPELREQVRELVNQAHTYFG; encoded by the coding sequence ATTCCGGACCCACCCGCCAACCTGCACCAGCCCCTGCTCACCAGCATTGCCCAGCGCCAGGTAGTAACGCTGGAGTACCGGGCCGGCTACCACGGCACCCCCACCCGCCGCGACGTGGAGCCTATTGGCATCTACTTCGGGCAGTACTGGCACGTAGTGGCGTTCTGCCGCCTGCGCCAGGAGTTCCGCGACTTCCGCCTCGACCGGATTGCCGGCCTGCACCTGCGCGAGGAGCACTTCGAGCCCCGCCCCGACACCCTGCAAACCTACTGGGCCCAGGAAGCCCAACGCCACCAGACCCACGCCGCCGTGGTGCGCTTCGGCCCCGAGGCCCTACCCCACGTAGAGGAAAACAAGCATCATTTCGGGTGGGCGCATGAGCAGGCCCTCCCCGATGGCTGGCGGGAAGTCACGTTTCTGGCCCATAATCTCGATTATCTGGCCCGCTGGCTGCTGCTCTTCGCCGGGCAGGCCACCATCGTGTCGCCGCCGGAGCTGCGGGAGCAGGTGCGCGAGCTGGTGAATCAGGCCCACACCTATTTCGGCTAA
- a CDS encoding DinB family protein: MEATLLAPLTQALLPELQHELELTRRVLERAPVAQFSWQPHPKSMTLGVLVLHVVDLIGGIANTFATDELDLSSYDDQALALPASTAELLQRLQESGAAACAALTAATPETFEQTWTMRYHEQIIMRLTRAEVVRHLINHCVHHRGQLSVYLRLLDVPVPSIYGPSADEEYHA; the protein is encoded by the coding sequence ATGGAAGCTACCCTGCTTGCCCCCCTGACCCAGGCCCTCCTCCCCGAGCTTCAGCACGAGCTGGAGCTAACCCGCCGCGTGCTGGAGCGCGCCCCAGTAGCGCAGTTTTCCTGGCAGCCGCACCCCAAATCCATGACGCTGGGCGTCCTGGTACTGCACGTCGTCGATCTGATTGGAGGCATTGCCAACACTTTCGCAACGGACGAGCTGGACCTGAGCAGCTACGACGACCAGGCGTTGGCTTTGCCCGCCAGCACCGCCGAGTTGCTGCAGCGCCTCCAGGAAAGCGGGGCGGCCGCCTGCGCCGCCCTCACGGCTGCTACCCCCGAAACCTTCGAGCAAACCTGGACAATGCGCTACCACGAGCAAATCATCATGCGCCTTACCCGGGCGGAGGTAGTACGTCACCTCATCAACCACTGCGTGCATCACCGCGGCCAGCTCTCCGTGTACCTGCGCCTGCTCGATGTGCCCGTGCCCAGCATTTACGGCCCTTCTGCCGACGAGGAATACCACGCCTAA
- a CDS encoding PAS domain S-box protein: MSEADNGTSNSAPNQQATLRDLRKRAERRHNVVQPLPPETPAMVQQLVQDLQVHQIELEMQNEELLVAQAEAEALRLQYEDLYEFAPVGYCTVAPDGVIEQLNLRASQLLGAPRQQIKGRRLGLFVAPQYRPAFTEFLEKMLQSRSRQVVSVQLQRESGLPIQVRLEGMPTPAGADSRAAVPPSCRLALTDITEQHQTRQALELSEKRFRTLFERNQDGMLLMRDNRFLDCNAAALRLLGLGTKADLVGRHGAAFSPEKQPNGQFSVLLADAYWEETIRKGYCRFEWCRLRSNGEVFWEDILLTALPDPAESAEPGSHLVHAAWRDITAEKQTTARIRESEERLSMALNGSETGVWVIDYATNLVHWDARCQQIFGRPYSATPTAFQVIQDAIHPTDLPAVARALQRSASEHVPFDLEHRIVWPDGTVRYVSAVGRVMPAPDGSAARFVGLMRDITQRQEAEAELEYKTQLLDHILASLPLILGRLAPDGTYLELTGKGLRRLDVQDNELVGHHVFGVFPSLTEPTRRLLAGEPVAFIDVAEHAGQPVYFQNYGFFDHQRQQAITFAIDVTEVEQSRAQLQHEKEFTQSLLNNTVDCVVALDQEMLITCWNARMVALTGVPEAAALGRPFTTVHPNLAVVPEVVAHIKRALAGEATDVPNWIGPSRTLVLDLNFVPLHNHDSVTGALIVGRDVTERNAMQAEATRLKLRQQQEVLSAIITTQEEERRRISESLHNGVGQLLYATRLTLDTLPPSEQLRTCQQLLSDAIRSTRAISFELTPSILEDFGLELALRELVKRIPPQVLTIDLNLSGLTTPLPRPLETTVYRSVQELLNNVMKHAQAHEVFVQVAREEELLHVSVEDDGVGVADTSAAAAGGGIGLAGIRTRVGLLGGTFTLQSRPGRGTSVTLTFPVAG; the protein is encoded by the coding sequence ATGAGTGAGGCTGATAACGGAACCAGCAACTCTGCCCCAAACCAGCAGGCTACCCTCCGGGATTTGCGCAAACGCGCCGAGCGCCGGCACAACGTAGTGCAGCCCCTACCCCCCGAAACGCCGGCCATGGTGCAGCAGCTGGTTCAGGACCTGCAGGTGCACCAGATTGAGCTGGAAATGCAGAACGAGGAGCTACTGGTGGCCCAGGCCGAGGCAGAGGCGCTGCGCCTGCAGTACGAGGACCTGTATGAGTTTGCCCCGGTAGGCTACTGCACCGTGGCCCCCGATGGGGTGATTGAGCAGCTGAACCTGCGCGCCAGCCAGCTGCTGGGAGCCCCGCGCCAACAAATCAAGGGCCGCCGCCTGGGCCTGTTCGTGGCGCCCCAGTACCGGCCCGCGTTTACTGAGTTTCTGGAGAAGATGCTGCAGAGCCGGAGCCGCCAGGTAGTGTCGGTGCAGCTGCAGCGCGAGTCGGGCCTGCCTATTCAGGTCCGGCTGGAAGGTATGCCTACCCCCGCCGGGGCTGATAGCCGCGCTGCCGTACCACCCTCCTGCCGCCTGGCCCTCACCGATATTACGGAGCAGCACCAGACCCGGCAGGCGCTGGAGCTAAGCGAGAAGCGTTTCCGGACCTTGTTTGAGCGTAACCAGGACGGCATGCTGCTCATGCGCGACAACCGCTTCCTGGACTGCAACGCGGCCGCCCTGCGCCTGCTGGGCCTGGGCACCAAAGCCGACCTGGTAGGCCGCCACGGGGCCGCCTTTTCCCCCGAAAAGCAGCCCAACGGGCAGTTCTCGGTGCTGCTGGCCGATGCCTACTGGGAGGAAACCATCCGCAAGGGCTACTGCCGCTTTGAGTGGTGCCGCCTGCGCAGCAACGGCGAGGTATTCTGGGAAGACATTCTGCTGACGGCCCTGCCCGACCCGGCTGAGTCAGCCGAGCCGGGCAGCCATCTGGTACACGCTGCCTGGCGCGATATTACGGCCGAAAAGCAGACCACGGCCCGCATCCGGGAAAGCGAGGAGCGCCTGAGCATGGCCCTCAATGGGTCCGAAACCGGCGTGTGGGTTATTGACTACGCCACTAATCTGGTGCACTGGGATGCCCGCTGCCAGCAGATTTTCGGGCGGCCCTACAGCGCCACGCCCACTGCCTTCCAGGTTATTCAGGATGCCATTCACCCCACTGACCTGCCTGCCGTGGCCAGGGCCCTGCAGCGCTCCGCCTCTGAGCACGTTCCCTTTGATCTGGAGCACCGGATTGTGTGGCCCGATGGCACGGTGCGTTACGTATCGGCGGTGGGCCGGGTGATGCCCGCGCCCGATGGCAGCGCCGCGCGCTTTGTGGGCCTCATGCGCGACATCACCCAGCGCCAGGAGGCCGAAGCCGAACTGGAATACAAAACCCAGCTGCTGGACCACATCCTGGCTTCGCTGCCTCTTATTCTGGGCCGCCTCGCCCCCGATGGCACCTACCTGGAGCTGACGGGCAAAGGCCTGCGCCGCCTGGATGTGCAGGACAATGAGCTGGTGGGCCACCATGTGTTCGGGGTGTTTCCGTCCCTGACCGAGCCTACCCGCCGCTTGCTCGCCGGCGAGCCGGTGGCATTCATTGACGTGGCCGAGCACGCCGGCCAGCCGGTGTACTTCCAGAACTATGGCTTCTTCGACCACCAGCGCCAGCAGGCCATCACCTTTGCCATTGATGTTACGGAGGTGGAGCAAAGCCGGGCCCAGCTGCAGCACGAAAAAGAATTTACCCAGAGCCTGCTCAACAACACGGTGGACTGCGTGGTAGCCCTGGACCAGGAAATGCTTATTACCTGCTGGAACGCGCGCATGGTGGCCCTGACCGGGGTACCGGAAGCCGCCGCCCTGGGCCGCCCCTTCACGACGGTACACCCCAACCTGGCCGTTGTGCCGGAGGTAGTGGCCCATATTAAGCGGGCCCTGGCCGGCGAGGCCACAGACGTGCCCAACTGGATTGGTCCCAGCCGCACGCTGGTGCTGGACCTCAACTTCGTGCCCCTGCACAACCACGACAGCGTAACCGGGGCCCTGATTGTGGGCCGCGACGTGACGGAGCGCAACGCCATGCAGGCTGAGGCCACCCGCCTGAAGCTGCGGCAGCAGCAGGAGGTACTGTCGGCCATTATTACCACCCAGGAGGAGGAGCGCCGCCGCATTTCCGAAAGCCTGCACAACGGCGTGGGGCAGCTGCTCTATGCTACCCGCCTCACCCTCGATACCCTGCCACCCTCGGAGCAGCTGCGCACCTGCCAGCAGCTGCTCAGCGACGCCATTCGCTCCACCCGCGCCATTTCCTTCGAGCTGACCCCCAGCATTCTGGAAGACTTTGGCCTGGAGCTGGCCTTGCGTGAGCTGGTGAAGCGCATTCCGCCCCAGGTCCTGACCATCGACCTGAACCTTTCGGGCCTGACTACTCCCCTGCCCCGCCCCCTGGAAACCACCGTGTACCGCAGCGTGCAGGAGCTGCTCAACAACGTTATGAAGCACGCCCAGGCCCACGAGGTGTTTGTGCAGGTAGCCCGCGAAGAGGAACTGCTGCACGTAAGCGTGGAAGACGACGGCGTGGGCGTGGCCGATACCAGCGCGGCCGCGGCAGGTGGCGGCATCGGGCTGGCGGGCATCCGCACGCGGGTGGGGCTGCTGGGTGGCACCTTCACGCTGCAGTCCAGGCCCGGGCGGGGTACCAGCGTTACGCTTACTTTCCCGGTAGCCGGATAA
- a CDS encoding SDR family oxidoreductase gives MTTTSSYALVTGATSGIGYELAKLLAQDHYNLILVARNPQELEQTAAEFRQQYGVEVETIAQDLFQREAPFAVYEAVQAKGLQVEVLVNNAGQGQYGEFIETDINRELDIIQLNIGAYVVLTKKFLQEMVARKQGKILQVSSIGGELPGPLQSVYHGTKAFITSFTEAIREETKETGVTITALLPGVTDTDFFNKADMTQSKLVKEGNPADPAEVAKDGYEALKAGKDKVVSGFMNKVQVAVSNIIPDSLVAANLHEQGKPSEK, from the coding sequence ATGACGACGACCTCATCCTACGCCCTGGTTACGGGCGCCACCAGCGGCATTGGCTACGAGCTGGCTAAACTGCTGGCCCAGGACCACTACAACCTGATACTGGTGGCCCGCAACCCCCAGGAGCTGGAGCAAACCGCAGCTGAGTTTCGGCAGCAGTACGGCGTAGAAGTAGAAACCATTGCCCAGGATCTGTTTCAGCGCGAGGCTCCCTTTGCGGTGTACGAGGCCGTGCAGGCCAAAGGCCTGCAGGTAGAGGTGCTGGTAAACAACGCCGGCCAGGGCCAGTACGGCGAGTTTATTGAAACCGACATCAACCGGGAGCTGGATATTATTCAGCTGAACATTGGGGCCTACGTGGTGCTCACCAAGAAATTCCTGCAGGAAATGGTGGCCCGCAAGCAGGGTAAAATTTTGCAGGTTTCCTCCATTGGGGGCGAGTTGCCGGGGCCGCTGCAGTCGGTGTACCACGGCACCAAGGCCTTTATCACCTCTTTCACGGAAGCCATTCGGGAGGAAACCAAGGAAACCGGCGTCACCATCACGGCCCTGCTGCCCGGCGTTACCGACACCGACTTCTTCAACAAGGCCGATATGACCCAATCGAAGCTGGTGAAGGAAGGCAACCCTGCTGACCCTGCCGAGGTAGCCAAAGACGGTTACGAAGCCCTGAAGGCCGGCAAAGACAAAGTAGTGTCGGGCTTCATGAACAAAGTGCAGGTAGCCGTCAGCAACATCATCCCCGATAGTCTGGTGGCCGCCAACCTGCACGAGCAGGGCAAGCCCAGCGAGAAGTAA
- a CDS encoding YafY family protein, whose amino-acid sequence MNRFDRITAILVQLQARRVVKAQDLATRYGVSLRTVYRDLRTLEEAGVPLCGEAGVGYCLAEGYRLPPVMFSREEALALLTAEKLAHQLTDAHTAQLSNAAMDKLRAVLRRPDRDYVEELSPRITILQPRHQRTRPFRTHPPTCTSPCSPALPSAR is encoded by the coding sequence ATGAACCGCTTTGATCGAATTACGGCTATTCTGGTGCAGCTGCAGGCCCGCCGTGTGGTGAAGGCCCAGGACCTGGCCACCCGCTACGGGGTAAGCCTGCGCACCGTGTACCGCGACCTGCGCACCCTGGAAGAAGCCGGCGTGCCTTTGTGCGGCGAGGCGGGGGTAGGCTACTGCCTGGCCGAGGGCTACCGCCTACCCCCCGTGATGTTCAGCCGCGAAGAAGCCCTGGCCCTGCTCACGGCCGAAAAGCTGGCCCACCAGCTCACCGATGCGCACACGGCCCAGCTAAGCAACGCCGCCATGGACAAGCTGCGCGCCGTGCTCCGCCGCCCCGACCGTGACTACGTGGAGGAGCTGAGCCCGCGCATTACTATTCTGCAGCCCCGCCACCAGCGCACCCGGCCATTCCGGACCCACCCGCCAACCTGCACCAGCCCCTGCTCACCAGCATTGCCCAGCGCCAGGTAG